In a genomic window of Onychostoma macrolepis isolate SWU-2019 chromosome 08, ASM1243209v1, whole genome shotgun sequence:
- the LOC131545359 gene encoding coiled-coil domain-containing protein 74A isoform X2, whose product MEMSTMSTSNLPPLRNLPSWTRVRDLDRVRYPRLLSCDCMVRSPPVDIKSPKAAAQPRTDAHSTRIASLEKDILFLQQQHKDTLERLHAEIEDLKRVNKELQYQLIMEHENSPKVIVDSNNPGVMHTESIWSSSNSSKSSSIPSVDSQNSQCGFISSEEASKAGGGGAVTSLLPLRITCSPSQQPRTPTLKECELIIRQLYHTNTAQYQELLRIKTVLREITSKNRSAAEVFSLARASLCDNSRGEVYEHFPQLPLKPLPKKQIPSHAGKGETVFLPAIKRNLSSTMSERQRRAQDVHRLRLRRAVNS is encoded by the exons ATGGAAATGAG CACCATGTCCACCAGTAATCTGCCACCCCTGCGAAACCTGCCCAGCTGGACCAGGGTTCGAGATCTGGACCGGGTGAGATACCCCAGACTTCTGTCCTGTGACTGTATGGTCAGATCTCCACCTGTGGACATCAAGAGCCCAAAAGCAGCTGCCCAGCCCAGGACAGATGCACACAGCACACGCATCGCATCTCTGGAGAAGGATATTCTGTTCCTCCAACAACAGCACAAAGACACGCTGGAGAGACTGCATGCAGAAATTGAAGATCTGAAGCGTGTTAATAAAG AATTACAGTATCAGCTGATTATGGAACATGAAAATTCTCCAAAAG TTATAGTTGACTCTAATAACCCTGGTGTGATGCACACAGAGTCCATATGGTCCAGCAGTAACTCCTCAAAATCCAGCAGCATTCCCAGTGTGGATTCCCAGAATTCCCAGTGTGGATTCATCAG CTCAGAGGAGGCATCCAAGGCGGGAGGAGGAGGCGCAGTCACATCTCTGCTGCCTCTCAGGATCACCTGCAGCCCGTCCCAGCAGCCCCGCACCCCGACGCTGAAGGAGTGCGAGCTCATCATCCGGCAGCTGTATCACACCAACACTGCGCAGTATCAGGAG CTGCTGCGGATCAAGACGGTCCTCAGAGAAATCACCTCCAAAAACAGATCGGCCGCTGAAGTTTTCTCTCTCGCAAGAGCATCGCTCTGTGACAACAGCAG GGGTGAGGTTTACGAGCATTTTCCACAACTACCTCTCAAACCACTGCCAAAGAAACA GATCCCGAGTCACGCCGGTAAAGGAGAAACCGTGTTTCTCCCAGCCATCAAACGCAATCTCAGCAGCACCATGTCAGAGCGACAGAGGAGAGCGCAGGACGTGCACAGACTGCGTCTCAGGAGAGCTGTGAACTCTTAA
- the LOC131545359 gene encoding coiled-coil domain-containing protein 74A isoform X3 yields MEMSSTMSTSNLPPLRNLPSWTRVRDLDRVRYPRLLSCDCMVRSPPVDIKSPKAAAQPRTDAHSTRIASLEKDILFLQQQHKDTLERLHAEIEDLKRVNKELQYQLIMEHENSPKESIWSSSNSSKSSSIPSVDSQNSQCGFISSEEASKAGGGGAVTSLLPLRITCSPSQQPRTPTLKECELIIRQLYHTNTAQYQELLRIKTVLREITSKNRSAAEVFSLARASLCDNSRGEVYEHFPQLPLKPLPKKQIPSHAGKGETVFLPAIKRNLSSTMSERQRRAQDVHRLRLRRAVNS; encoded by the exons ATGGAAATGAG TAGCACCATGTCCACCAGTAATCTGCCACCCCTGCGAAACCTGCCCAGCTGGACCAGGGTTCGAGATCTGGACCGGGTGAGATACCCCAGACTTCTGTCCTGTGACTGTATGGTCAGATCTCCACCTGTGGACATCAAGAGCCCAAAAGCAGCTGCCCAGCCCAGGACAGATGCACACAGCACACGCATCGCATCTCTGGAGAAGGATATTCTGTTCCTCCAACAACAGCACAAAGACACGCTGGAGAGACTGCATGCAGAAATTGAAGATCTGAAGCGTGTTAATAAAG AATTACAGTATCAGCTGATTATGGAACATGAAAATTCTCCAAAAG AGTCCATATGGTCCAGCAGTAACTCCTCAAAATCCAGCAGCATTCCCAGTGTGGATTCCCAGAATTCCCAGTGTGGATTCATCAG CTCAGAGGAGGCATCCAAGGCGGGAGGAGGAGGCGCAGTCACATCTCTGCTGCCTCTCAGGATCACCTGCAGCCCGTCCCAGCAGCCCCGCACCCCGACGCTGAAGGAGTGCGAGCTCATCATCCGGCAGCTGTATCACACCAACACTGCGCAGTATCAGGAG CTGCTGCGGATCAAGACGGTCCTCAGAGAAATCACCTCCAAAAACAGATCGGCCGCTGAAGTTTTCTCTCTCGCAAGAGCATCGCTCTGTGACAACAGCAG GGGTGAGGTTTACGAGCATTTTCCACAACTACCTCTCAAACCACTGCCAAAGAAACA GATCCCGAGTCACGCCGGTAAAGGAGAAACCGTGTTTCTCCCAGCCATCAAACGCAATCTCAGCAGCACCATGTCAGAGCGACAGAGGAGAGCGCAGGACGTGCACAGACTGCGTCTCAGGAGAGCTGTGAACTCTTAA
- the LOC131545359 gene encoding coiled-coil domain-containing protein 74A isoform X1, with amino-acid sequence MEMSSTMSTSNLPPLRNLPSWTRVRDLDRVRYPRLLSCDCMVRSPPVDIKSPKAAAQPRTDAHSTRIASLEKDILFLQQQHKDTLERLHAEIEDLKRVNKELQYQLIMEHENSPKVIVDSNNPGVMHTESIWSSSNSSKSSSIPSVDSQNSQCGFISSEEASKAGGGGAVTSLLPLRITCSPSQQPRTPTLKECELIIRQLYHTNTAQYQELLRIKTVLREITSKNRSAAEVFSLARASLCDNSRGEVYEHFPQLPLKPLPKKQIPSHAGKGETVFLPAIKRNLSSTMSERQRRAQDVHRLRLRRAVNS; translated from the exons ATGGAAATGAG TAGCACCATGTCCACCAGTAATCTGCCACCCCTGCGAAACCTGCCCAGCTGGACCAGGGTTCGAGATCTGGACCGGGTGAGATACCCCAGACTTCTGTCCTGTGACTGTATGGTCAGATCTCCACCTGTGGACATCAAGAGCCCAAAAGCAGCTGCCCAGCCCAGGACAGATGCACACAGCACACGCATCGCATCTCTGGAGAAGGATATTCTGTTCCTCCAACAACAGCACAAAGACACGCTGGAGAGACTGCATGCAGAAATTGAAGATCTGAAGCGTGTTAATAAAG AATTACAGTATCAGCTGATTATGGAACATGAAAATTCTCCAAAAG TTATAGTTGACTCTAATAACCCTGGTGTGATGCACACAGAGTCCATATGGTCCAGCAGTAACTCCTCAAAATCCAGCAGCATTCCCAGTGTGGATTCCCAGAATTCCCAGTGTGGATTCATCAG CTCAGAGGAGGCATCCAAGGCGGGAGGAGGAGGCGCAGTCACATCTCTGCTGCCTCTCAGGATCACCTGCAGCCCGTCCCAGCAGCCCCGCACCCCGACGCTGAAGGAGTGCGAGCTCATCATCCGGCAGCTGTATCACACCAACACTGCGCAGTATCAGGAG CTGCTGCGGATCAAGACGGTCCTCAGAGAAATCACCTCCAAAAACAGATCGGCCGCTGAAGTTTTCTCTCTCGCAAGAGCATCGCTCTGTGACAACAGCAG GGGTGAGGTTTACGAGCATTTTCCACAACTACCTCTCAAACCACTGCCAAAGAAACA GATCCCGAGTCACGCCGGTAAAGGAGAAACCGTGTTTCTCCCAGCCATCAAACGCAATCTCAGCAGCACCATGTCAGAGCGACAGAGGAGAGCGCAGGACGTGCACAGACTGCGTCTCAGGAGAGCTGTGAACTCTTAA